DNA sequence from the Cucurbita pepo subsp. pepo cultivar mu-cu-16 chromosome LG06, ASM280686v2, whole genome shotgun sequence genome:
TATGCCACATTGGCCAGATTATGCCAAAATGAAAGCCAAGGAGCCATTTTTTGGCCCTCATATGGCTTCAGGTCTTTATGGTCCATTTAGTCCTCTTGTTCCTCCTACTCTTGGAGAAGTTGTAGATATGCCATGGGTTCAGAGTTCCACCAAAAGTCTTCCAAACATTGATCCAGATGACTCGATAAGTGAAACAATTGCACTCACAGACTTGGATGAAATCTTGGGGAACTTCGAGCAGTTTAAACAATTTGATACCGTTGACGATCACTCCGACCATCACTATACTAGCAAAGGTTTTAGCATGAAACAGGTCTAAGTCTTGAACAAAATTATCTGTTTATGAATGTTCTTATTCGTTTTTAGTGGTTCGTTCTTAGATCTTCTCTTGTTGCCAGGCGTCGAAGAAATGGACAAAGAAAATTCAGGACGACTGGAAGATCCTGCAGAACGATTTACCTGGTAGATTTCGatttcttttcctctatttAGAACATATTATAGATTCatgttaaaaaaagattaagtAATCTCTTTCTTACTCTGTTGAACAGAAACTATATTTGTTAGAGTGTATGAATCAAGAATGGATCTTATGAGGGCTGTCATCATAGGAGCACAGGGTACTCCATACCACGATGGATTATTTTTCTTCGACATATTTTTCCCATCTGCTTATCCAGACCTACCGCCCGTACGTTCTTTTTTCGGTGTCGAGATTTCACTTATTACCATATTGTGCTTAAATTTCTTACAGATACTGGTTTCTTCAATGCAGCATGTCTATTACCACTCTAAGGGCCTTCGACTTAACCCGAACTTGTATAATTGTGGGAAAGTATGTCTAAGTCTGCTCAACACGTGGCGTGGCAGTGGAAATGAGAATTGGGTTCCTGGCATGTCGACCATGCTTCAGGTTCTTGTCTCTATCCAAGGGTTGATCTTGAATACAAAGCCTTACTTTAACGAGCCCGGGTATGCATATCAAAGTGGATCGGTTGCAGGCGAGAATAGGTCTCAACGGTATAATGAGGAGGCGTACATCCTGTCTATTAAAACCATGGTGTTTAACATCAGGAGGCCACCAAAGGTATGGTTCTAGACTTCTTTTCCTGTTTTGGAGCTTTAGTATGTTGACTACAGTATCAAGTGATGGCGTCTTGAGCTTATTTCGGTTTAAACGCTAAACCAATGTATAGCAAGAGCTTCATCGAATTTCGATCATAAATGATGTTGTTGTCTGTTGTTGTTGAATAAGTTAAGACTAGAATATCTTTTGCTGCAGCATTTTGAGGACTTTGTTAGGGGACATTTCTTCAAAAGGGCTCATGACATTCTGGTGGCATGTAAAGCATATATAGGTGGTGCTCAGGTAGGATCTCTAGTGAAAGACAGAGTTAAAGATCTCAAACCGAGCAACAAGAGCTGCTCGGACCATTTTAAGCAATGCGTGAACCATGTTTTGAGTCGGCTCGTTGAgacttttaaaagaattgggGTCAGTGACTGCGAGAAGTTCTTGCAACCGCTATCGAAGTCGGTATCAAATGCAAAAGAGCAATCATCAGCTAGGGGTAGTAAAGCTGAATTAGAAAGCTTGGAAGGCGACGATGTCGAGAAGTTGGTTTTGGGATAGATTTTGAACGTGTTAACGTCTAACTGAAACGAAGTCGAGTGTTGATAGATGTCGAGAGTAGTTTAGAGTTTAGAGGAATCATAGTAGATCTTGCTGCTGCCCTATGTCTATAATTTTGTCATAATGAACATATATGATCTCTAATTTTGTACATAAGCTTGCTTCTATATGCACTGGAGGAGAAGGTCTTTACCTTCCAACAGGCTATGAGACATTGTTATAAcctgtttcattttttgtttctcatggTAATAATAGATCtttatgcttcttttttttatcaaatatttgaattttatcaaatattggTTGATCGATCAGTTTGCTGAattgttgtgagatcccacatcgattagagaggggaacggagaACGAAACGTTTTTTCtatgttgtgagatcccatatcgaaaCTGTCTACCTGAGACTGTCCCTTGGTTCGTAGGTCCTGACACAATGTTAGAATTCTAGCTCTTCCAGAGTGGTATCTCACTGATGGCTCGGGCCCCTCGGAAGGGGGCCTTCTTCGCCCTCTACTACACAGGAAAGGCCCAAAGCCAATCCCGGGTAACAGTGAAGCTTCATAGGGTCTATCTGTCCAGGTGCAGGTAGtcgggaaatgaaacatttatgtgaaaacctctttttaGTGGACGTATTTTTAAGTCCAGGTGCAGGTAGtcgggaaatgaaacatttatgtgaaaacctctttttaGTGGacgtatttttaaaaacttaaggGAAAGTgtagaagggaaagctcaaataggatgatatttgctagtggtggatagGTTTGGACggtaacaaatggtatcaaagctagacattaGTTGATGACACTAGGTCTCCAAGGGAGGTGCATCGTGAGATCCgatcatatcggttggagagaggaacaaattgagctattacaaatggtatatgTATAGAAGCTAGATACCGGTCGAGGATGTTGAGTCTCCAAGGGAGATGGATCGTGAGATTCGATcgtattggttggagaggagaacgaattgggctgttacaaatggtatcaaagctagacattgatcgaggacgttgggttcccaatggaggtggattgtgagatttaatcatatcggttggagagtagaatgaattgggctgttataaatggtatcaaagctagcaCTGGTCGaagatgctgggccccaaacaaggtggatcgtgagattcgatcatatcgattggagagtagaacaaaacattcatgtggaaatctctcgtTAGTGGATGTATGTGTTTAGTGCAAAGCAAGAGCTAATCCAAGA
Encoded proteins:
- the LOC111796600 gene encoding uncharacterized protein LOC111796600: MEPSFPNNSSINSKKQEVSGSSSSGSPKPQVLGTEPMIKRPPNMLKDQGIILLDRVDVDEDEASDNAVFNHDDFDTNDKGKSIYQHSDHQLKETFASHSLSPDVEIQESPNEDESNFPSASHNFVEIDNHFSDSSNDYEDWTAFDEFMDVDAYSALQAHFDHMDIPPDIEAPIPWLPHGQNGNNIDTETSTSWSSLAEPQSEPGPVNHLGKSPAHVQLKEALSNSLNLQADIGVQNHLPEDIEPFASFPSQDVQPNRKSATSRYRGKYGVSHLNSALGIDAAKSRSFLDPFKRKKKLHELNNISINTSDAIKLHNGGETSDTADSVKKLAGLHSMPHSKFPGYMEFFKHPEAGQPMPHWPDYAKMKAKEPFFGPHMASGLYGPFSPLVPPTLGEVVDMPWVQSSTKSLPNIDPDDSISETIALTDLDEILGNFEQFKQFDTVDDHSDHHYTSKGFSMKQASKKWTKKIQDDWKILQNDLPETIFVRVYESRMDLMRAVIIGAQGTPYHDGLFFFDIFFPSAYPDLPPHVYYHSKGLRLNPNLYNCGKVCLSLLNTWRGSGNENWVPGMSTMLQVLVSIQGLILNTKPYFNEPGYAYQSGSVAGENRSQRYNEEAYILSIKTMVFNIRRPPKHFEDFVRGHFFKRAHDILVACKAYIGGAQVGSLVKDRVKDLKPSNKSCSDHFKQCVNHVLSRLVETFKRIGVSDCEKFLQPLSKSVSNAKEQSSARGSKAELESLEGDDVEKLVLG